A genomic window from Glycine max cultivar Williams 82 chromosome 17, Glycine_max_v4.0, whole genome shotgun sequence includes:
- the LOC100779307 gene encoding indole-3-acetic acid-amido synthetase GH3.3, translated as MAIANCDDKNAKTLQFIEDMTRNTDSVQERVLAEILSQNAQTEYLKRFELNGATDRDTFKSKVPVVSYDDLKHDIQRIANGDRSPILCAHPITEFLTSSGTSAGERKLMPTISQETERRQLIFSLPMPVMNQYVADLDKGKALLFLFTKAETKTPSGLVARPVSASMYKSEQFKNRPYDPYNVYTSPNEAILCLDSFQSMYTQVLCGLIMRHQVLRIGANFASGLLRAIRFLQLNWAELAHDISTGTLNPKISDLPIKQRMTQILKPDPELADFIVKECSGENWESIIPRIWPNTKFVEVIVTGAMAQYIPTLDYYSGGLPIASNIYGSSECFFGINLNPFCNPSDVSYTIMPNMGYFEFLPHDHDDDDGALYSGSDSSSRLTDLADVELGKSYEIVVTTYSGICRYRVGDILRVTGFHNSTPQFSFVRRKNVLLSIDSDKTDEAELQNAVENASVLLKEFKTSVVEYTSFADTKSIPGHYVIYWELLMKDSSNAPTSEALEQCCLRMEESLNAVYRQCRVAEHSIGPLEIRVVKNGTFEELMDYAISRGASISQYKVPRCVSFTPITELLDSRVESVHFSPAEPHWTPERRR; from the exons ATGGCAATTGCTAATTGTGATGATAAAAACGCAAAAACTTTGCAGTTCATTGAAGATATGACACGAAACACTGATAGTGTCCAAGAGAGGGTCCTTGCTGAGATTCTGAGCCAAAACGCCCAAACCGAATACCTGAAACGGTTTGAGCTGAATGGAGCCACAGACCGTGACACTTTCAAGTCCAAGGTACCTGTCGTTTCATACGATGATTTGAAGCATGATATCCAACGCATTGCTAACGGTGACCGCTCTCCTATCCTATGCGCTCACCCAATCACCGAGTTTCTCACCAG TTCTGGAACATCTGCTGGGGAGAGAAAATTGATGCCAACAATTAGTCAAGAGACGGAACGCCGTCAATTAATTTTCAGCCTTCCCATGCCAGTGATGAATCA ATACGTGGCTGATTTGGACAAGGGTAAGGCTCTCCTCTTCCTGTTCACCAAAGCCGAGACGAAAACTCCAAGTGGCTTAGTGGCACGTCCAGTGTCTGCTAGCATGTACAAGAGTGAACAGTTCAAAAACAGACCCTATGATCCATACAACGTGTACACTAGCCCCAACGAAGCAATCCTCTGTCTTGATTCCTTCCAAAGCATGTACACCCAAGTGCTATGCGGCCTCATCATGCGCCATCAAGTCCTCAGAATCGGAGCCAATTTCGCTTCGGGCCTTCTCCGAGCCATTCGCTTCCTCCAGCTCAATTGGGCTGAACTAGCCCACGACATCTCCACCGGAACCCTAAACCCCAAAATCTCCGACCTCCCCATCAAACAACGCATGACCCAAATCCTCAAACCCGACCCGGAACTCGCTGATTTCATTGTGAAAGAATGCTCGGGAGAAAACTGGGAAAGCATAATCCCCAGAATCTGGCCAAACACCAAGTTCGTAGAGGTGATTGTGACCGGTGCCATGGCGCAGTATATTCCAACTCTTGATTATTACAGCGGAGGCCTACCTATCGCTTCCAACATATACGGATCCTCCGAGTGCTTCTTCGGGATTAACCTAAACCCATTTTGCAACCCCTCTGATGTGTCCTACACCATCATGCCAAACATGGGTTACTTCGAGTTCTTGCCCCATGATCACGATGATGACGACGGTGCTTTGTATTCAGGTTCCGATTCCAGTTCGCGATTAACCGACCTGGCTGATGTTGAACTCGGAAAATCATACGAAATTGTTGTCACCACGTACTCCGGTATATGCCGTTACCGTGTGGGCGACATTCTCCGAGTCACCGGGTTCCACAACTCCACCCCGCAGTTCAGCTTCGTGAGGAGAAAAAACGTATTGTTGAGCATCGACTCCGACAAAACGGACGAAGCGGAGTTACAAAACGCCGTCGAGAACGCCTCCGTGCTGTTGAAGGAGTTCAAGACGAGCGTGGTGGAGTACACGAGCTTTGCGGACACGAAGTCGATCCCGGGGCACTACGTGATTTACTGGGAACTCTTGATGAAGGACTCGTCCAACGCTCCAACGAGTGAAGCGTTGGAGCAGTGTTGTTTGAGAATGGAAGAGTCGCTGAATGCGGTGTATCGACAATGCAGGGTCGCGGAGCATTCAATTGGGCCGTTGGAGATTCGTGTGGTGAAGAACGGAACTTTTGAGGAGCTTATGGACTACGCTATCTCACGCGGCGCGTCGATTAGCCAGTACAAGGTGCCGCGCTGCGTGAGCTTCACGCCCATAACGGAGTTGCTTGACTCTAGGGTTGAGTCCGTTCATTTTAGCCCCGCTGAACCGCACTGGACCCCGGAACGACGTCGTTGA